Proteins encoded together in one Orbaceae bacterium lpD01 window:
- the ybgC gene encoding tol-pal system-associated acyl-CoA thioesterase: MKEFSWQARVYYEDTDAGGVVYHARYVAFYERARTEMLRYSGISQDNLLKENIAFVVKQMTIDYVSAARLDDLLTIESSIAQVRNASLTFNQTICDQNQRLISRATVLIACVNTTKMKPIALPKNMMMEFM, translated from the coding sequence GTGAAAGAGTTTAGCTGGCAAGCCCGCGTTTATTATGAAGATACCGATGCTGGTGGTGTTGTTTATCATGCGCGATATGTGGCTTTTTATGAAAGAGCTCGTACTGAAATGTTAAGATATTCAGGTATCAGCCAAGATAATTTGCTGAAGGAAAATATCGCCTTTGTCGTAAAGCAGATGACGATTGATTATGTGTCAGCGGCTCGATTAGATGATTTGTTGACCATCGAATCTTCTATTGCCCAGGTGAGAAACGCATCTTTGACATTTAATCAGACGATTTGCGATCAGAATCAACGATTAATTAGTCGTGCAACTGTTTTGATTGCTTGTGTAAATACAACTAAAATGAAGCCAATAGCGCTTCCTAAAAATATGATGATGGAGTTTATGTAA
- the sucC gene encoding ADP-forming succinate--CoA ligase subunit beta, translating to MNLHEYQSKQLFKQYGLPVPEGYVCNSIDEVHEILTLISSQAISGAWVVKCQVHAGGRGKAGGVICTQNLHDITQFAEKWLGHNLVTYQTDSQGQPVNQILIERASEIKKELYLGAVVDRSSKRVVIMASTEGGVDIESVAINSPELIHKVALDPLTGPCAYQGRELAFKLNLSGKQINQFTKIFMGFAILFLQNDVALAEINPLVITASETLICLDAKIVLDENALYRHPDLNVLRDTTQEDERESQASKQGISYVSLDGSIGCMVNGAGLAMATMDIIKLYGGEPANFLDVGGGTTKERVTEAFKLILSDSKVKAILVNIFGGIVRCDLIADGIIAAIKEIGLSVPVVVRLEGNNADLARKILSDSKLNVITAEGLADAAQKITAAVKE from the coding sequence ATGAATCTGCACGAATATCAATCAAAACAACTTTTTAAACAATATGGGTTGCCTGTTCCTGAAGGGTACGTGTGCAATTCAATTGATGAAGTTCATGAAATTTTAACTTTAATTTCTTCGCAGGCAATATCCGGTGCATGGGTGGTTAAATGTCAAGTGCATGCAGGGGGGCGAGGTAAAGCGGGGGGGGTAATTTGTACGCAGAATTTACACGATATTACTCAATTTGCTGAAAAATGGTTAGGACATAATTTAGTTACCTATCAGACGGATAGTCAGGGCCAACCGGTCAATCAAATCTTAATTGAAAGGGCCTCTGAGATCAAAAAAGAGCTCTATTTGGGTGCGGTGGTCGATCGTAGTTCTAAAAGAGTTGTGATTATGGCTTCTACTGAAGGTGGTGTGGATATTGAATCCGTTGCTATCAACTCGCCGGAACTTATTCATAAAGTCGCCCTAGATCCTTTGACGGGACCATGTGCTTATCAAGGCCGTGAGCTGGCTTTTAAACTCAATCTCTCTGGCAAGCAAATTAATCAATTTACCAAAATATTTATGGGCTTTGCGATACTTTTTTTACAAAATGATGTGGCGCTTGCTGAGATCAATCCTTTAGTGATAACCGCTTCTGAAACATTAATTTGTTTAGATGCGAAAATCGTATTAGACGAAAATGCATTATATCGTCATCCTGATTTGAACGTACTTCGTGATACAACCCAAGAAGATGAGCGTGAATCGCAAGCTTCAAAACAGGGGATTAGTTACGTTTCACTCGACGGTTCGATTGGCTGTATGGTCAATGGTGCAGGCCTGGCAATGGCCACCATGGATATCATTAAATTATATGGTGGTGAGCCGGCAAACTTTTTAGATGTCGGTGGTGGAACGACAAAAGAGCGGGTAACTGAAGCATTTAAACTGATTTTATCCGATAGTAAAGTTAAAGCAATATTAGTCAATATTTTTGGTGGTATTGTCCGCTGTGATCTGATTGCCGATGGTATTATTGCCGCGATCAAAGAGATTGGTCTTTCCGTCCCGGTTGTGGTACGTCTTGAAGGTAATAATGCTGATTTAGCGCGTAAGATTTTATCTGACAGCAAACTTAATGTGATAACGGCAGAAGGTTTAGCGGATGCCGCGCAAAAAATTACTGCAGCAGTAAAAGAATAA
- a CDS encoding cytochrome ubiquinol oxidase subunit I: MLLDVVELSRLQFALTALYHFIFVPLTLGLAFLLAIMETIYVVSGKQIYKDMVKFWGKLFGINFALGIATGLTMEFQFGTNWSYYSHYVGDIFGAPLAIEALMAFFLESTFVGIFFFGWDRMSKGKHLMVTWLVALGSNLSALWILIANGWMQNPIGSEFNYETMRMEMSSFSDLVFNSVAQFKFFHTVSAGYVTGSVFVLGVSSYYLLKGRDTAFAKRSFAVAAVFGFCACISLIMMGDEAGYEMREVQPTKLAAIEAEWETSPAPASFVLVGLPDQKEMRNNYTIEIPYLMGLITTRSLDTQVLGLKDIMKANEVRIRNGMIAYDNLEKLRKGSQDPAVRQLFDKYKDDLGYGLLLQRFVHADNLTIPQATESQIQAAVNDSIPQVFPLYWSFRIMVALGFLLLIGIAGAVWVTFKDKIGQKRWLHRLLLISIPFPWIACECGWFVAEYGRQPWAIQGILPTGVANSSLTSSDVLISMLLICGLYTLFLVAEMFLMFKFARLGPSSLKTGRYHFEQTQH; this comes from the coding sequence ATGTTGTTGGATGTCGTTGAACTATCGAGATTGCAATTTGCTCTAACCGCTTTATATCATTTCATTTTTGTACCATTAACGTTAGGTTTAGCGTTTTTGTTAGCGATTATGGAAACGATATATGTTGTTAGTGGCAAGCAAATCTATAAAGATATGGTGAAGTTTTGGGGCAAGTTATTCGGTATTAACTTTGCACTAGGTATTGCTACGGGTCTTACTATGGAGTTCCAGTTTGGAACCAATTGGTCTTACTACTCTCACTATGTAGGGGATATTTTCGGTGCCCCTCTGGCCATTGAAGCCCTGATGGCTTTCTTTTTAGAATCGACATTCGTCGGTATATTCTTTTTTGGTTGGGATCGCATGAGCAAAGGTAAACATCTAATGGTTACCTGGCTTGTAGCTTTAGGATCGAACTTATCAGCACTTTGGATCTTAATTGCCAATGGTTGGATGCAAAATCCAATTGGGTCAGAATTCAACTACGAAACTATGCGAATGGAAATGAGTAGCTTTAGTGATTTAGTTTTTAATTCTGTTGCGCAATTTAAATTCTTCCATACCGTGTCAGCAGGTTATGTTACGGGTTCAGTATTTGTTCTTGGTGTCAGTTCATACTACCTACTTAAGGGGCGCGATACTGCTTTTGCTAAGCGCTCTTTTGCAGTAGCGGCGGTATTTGGTTTTTGTGCTTGTATCTCATTAATTATGATGGGTGATGAAGCAGGTTATGAAATGAGAGAAGTTCAGCCAACTAAACTTGCAGCGATTGAAGCTGAATGGGAAACCTCTCCAGCGCCTGCTTCTTTTGTTTTAGTTGGTTTACCTGATCAGAAAGAGATGCGCAATAACTATACGATTGAAATTCCTTATTTAATGGGTCTTATAACCACACGTAGTTTGGATACGCAAGTTCTTGGTCTGAAAGATATTATGAAAGCGAATGAAGTTCGAATTCGTAATGGTATGATTGCTTATGATAATTTAGAAAAATTAAGAAAAGGGAGTCAAGATCCTGCGGTAAGACAACTATTCGATAAATATAAAGATGATTTAGGCTATGGATTATTACTTCAGCGTTTTGTACATGCGGATAATCTGACGATTCCACAAGCGACTGAGTCTCAAATTCAAGCTGCTGTGAATGATTCAATTCCACAAGTGTTCCCATTATATTGGTCTTTCCGTATTATGGTAGCATTAGGTTTCTTACTGCTTATTGGTATTGCTGGTGCTGTGTGGGTGACTTTTAAAGATAAGATTGGTCAAAAACGCTGGTTACACCGTTTATTATTAATTAGTATCCCATTCCCATGGATTGCGTGTGAGTGTGGTTGGTTTGTGGCTGAATATGGCCGTCAGCCATGGGCAATTCAGGGTATTTTACCTACTGGTGTAGCTAACTCATCGTTAACGTCGAGTGACGTTTTGATTTCAATGCTTCTGATTTGTGGGTTATATACGCTATTTTTAGTGGCTGAAATGTTCTTAATGTTCAAATTTGCTCGTTTAGGACCAAGTAGCTTAAAAACTGGTCGTTATCATTTTGAACAAACTCAACACTAA
- the cls gene encoding cardiolipin synthase, producing the protein MKISLSEFYAILSTAIFFTHWLLVVVITIRIITRRRPTTYVVSWLFVIYLIPFLGIILYLLLGEVHLGKMRVTRAQKQQKQISHFIHQLKNYPTIFTSEVSPVAKPIFQLCKHHTGLNGIIGNQIELLTSANQVFDRLIQDIDSATSNIELVFYIWSKGGRANEVEAALIRAAQRGVKCRLMLDSAGSRQFLRTTDCHHMKAAGIELIEVLKVNLLRFVFRRLDLRQHRKMVIIDNHISYTGSMNIVDPRYFKQDKNVGEWVDVMLRMNGPISALMSTIYTSDWELETGAHLELPKVTHLAVSPDEQGHTLQLVASGPGYSENMIHQVLLTAIYAAQKKIILTTPYFVPSDDILNALCTVSQRGVEVIIIVPEKVDSVMVKWASRAFFTELLEANIKIFEFQHNLLHTKSVLIDEQVSFVGTVNLDMRSLWLNFEITSVIDDLTFGHDMHQLLDSYLANSIPINKQAWLKRPFWQHMVERIFYLFAPLL; encoded by the coding sequence ATGAAAATATCGCTCAGTGAATTTTACGCGATACTCAGTACCGCAATTTTTTTCACACACTGGCTATTGGTCGTTGTCATTACGATAAGAATTATCACTCGTCGACGGCCAACTACTTATGTTGTCTCTTGGCTTTTCGTTATTTATTTGATTCCTTTTTTGGGTATTATTTTATATTTGCTGTTAGGAGAAGTTCATCTAGGTAAAATGCGAGTTACAAGAGCACAAAAGCAACAAAAACAGATATCACACTTTATCCACCAACTCAAGAATTACCCAACCATTTTCACCTCAGAAGTCAGCCCTGTTGCCAAACCTATTTTTCAACTTTGCAAACATCATACTGGTTTGAATGGTATTATTGGCAACCAAATCGAGTTACTTACCAGCGCTAACCAAGTCTTTGATCGCCTGATTCAGGATATTGATTCCGCAACATCCAATATTGAATTGGTCTTTTATATTTGGAGCAAAGGTGGTCGTGCCAATGAGGTTGAAGCAGCCTTAATTCGGGCGGCCCAACGTGGCGTTAAATGCCGATTAATGTTAGATTCAGCAGGTAGCCGTCAATTCTTACGCACAACAGACTGTCATCATATGAAAGCAGCCGGTATTGAATTAATTGAAGTGCTCAAAGTCAATTTATTGCGCTTTGTTTTTCGTCGGCTCGACTTAAGACAACACCGAAAAATGGTCATTATCGACAATCATATCTCTTATACTGGCAGTATGAATATTGTTGATCCGCGTTATTTTAAACAAGATAAAAATGTTGGCGAATGGGTCGATGTAATGCTTCGAATGAATGGACCTATTTCCGCTTTAATGTCGACAATTTATACTAGCGATTGGGAATTAGAAACCGGTGCCCATTTGGAGTTACCCAAAGTGACACATTTAGCCGTTTCACCAGATGAGCAAGGCCACACGCTACAGCTTGTTGCATCAGGTCCCGGTTATAGTGAAAATATGATTCATCAGGTACTGCTTACCGCTATCTATGCGGCACAGAAAAAAATCATTCTGACTACGCCTTATTTTGTACCAAGCGATGATATTCTCAACGCTTTATGTACGGTCTCACAAAGAGGGGTTGAAGTCATTATTATTGTGCCTGAGAAAGTTGATTCAGTCATGGTAAAATGGGCAAGTCGAGCATTTTTTACTGAGTTATTAGAGGCAAATATTAAAATTTTTGAGTTTCAACATAATCTGTTACATACCAAAAGTGTCCTTATCGATGAACAAGTTAGCTTTGTTGGAACCGTGAATCTGGATATGCGCAGCTTATGGTTAAATTTTGAGATAACCAGTGTTATCGACGATTTAACCTTTGGCCATGACATGCATCAATTACTTGATAGCTATCTTGCTAATTCAATCCCGATTAACAAGCAAGCATGGCTAAAACGGCCTTTTTGGCAACATATGGTTGAGCGAATTTTTTACTTATTTGCTCCCTTACTCTAA
- the sucD gene encoding succinate--CoA ligase subunit alpha, whose protein sequence is MSILIDKNTKVICQGFTGSQGSFHSQQALAYGTKLVGGVTPGKGGTTHLGLPVFDTVKEAVLATGATATVIYVPAAFGKDAILEAIDAGIKLVVCITEGIPTLDMLIIREKLLQADVFMIGPNCPGIIVPEQCKIGIMPGHIHQVGKVGIVSRSGTLTYEAVKQTTDAGLGQSTCVGIGGDPIPGSDFVSVLKLFEQDPQTEAIVMIGEIGGSAEEEAADYIRQYVTKPVIGYIAGVTAPTGKRMGHAGAIITGGKGTADEKTQALELAGVTVVSSLTEIGAAVKQRLFG, encoded by the coding sequence ATGTCAATTTTAATCGATAAAAATACCAAAGTCATTTGTCAGGGATTCACCGGCAGTCAAGGTAGTTTCCATTCACAGCAAGCGCTCGCTTACGGCACAAAGTTAGTGGGTGGTGTCACACCGGGGAAAGGTGGTACAACACATTTGGGGCTGCCAGTATTTGATACCGTGAAAGAGGCTGTTTTGGCAACAGGTGCTACTGCAACAGTCATCTATGTTCCTGCTGCTTTTGGTAAAGATGCTATTTTAGAAGCAATTGATGCGGGGATTAAACTCGTTGTCTGTATCACTGAAGGTATTCCCACTTTAGATATGTTGATTATCAGAGAAAAATTATTACAAGCGGATGTCTTTATGATTGGTCCTAACTGTCCGGGGATTATTGTTCCAGAGCAATGCAAAATCGGCATTATGCCAGGTCATATTCATCAGGTTGGTAAAGTGGGTATTGTTTCGCGTTCAGGCACCTTAACTTATGAAGCCGTTAAACAGACAACTGATGCAGGCTTAGGGCAATCTACTTGTGTCGGTATTGGTGGCGATCCGATCCCGGGTTCCGATTTTGTTTCAGTATTAAAACTATTTGAACAAGATCCACAGACTGAAGCTATTGTGATGATCGGTGAGATCGGCGGTAGTGCCGAAGAAGAAGCGGCAGATTATATTCGCCAATATGTGACTAAACCGGTTATCGGTTATATCGCCGGCGTGACAGCACCAACAGGCAAGAGAATGGGACACGCTGGGGCGATTATTACTGGCGGTAAAGGTACTGCAGATGAGAAGACGCAAGCACTTGAATTAGCTGGAGTTACTGTGGTTTCAAGCTTGACGGAAATTGGCGCAGCGGTAAAACAACGACTGTTTGGTTAA
- the cydB gene encoding cytochrome d ubiquinol oxidase subunit II, producing MFDYEVLRFIWWVLISVLLIGFTVTDGFDMGVGILSPFIGKSDSEHRIMINSVAPHWDGNQVWLITAGGALFAAWPMVYAAAFSGFYFAMILVLCALFFRPLAFDYRSKLEPGKWRTMWDWGLFIGSFVPALVFGVAFGNLLQGVPFRVDELLRVHYEGSFFGLLNPFALLTGIVSLTLIITQGGAWLQMKTKGELYLRARKATQISTLVLMVAFILAGIWVVFGINGYVVTSDLSHVAASNPLNKTVASGVSWLANYDRMPMLWIIPLLGAVLPLLTILFSSLNKSAMVFICSSLTIACVLLTFGITTFPFIMPSSIMPDVSLTMWDATSSLKTLSIMTIVAIIFVPIILLYTSWCYAKTFGRLDKDFIEENKHSLY from the coding sequence ATGTTTGATTATGAAGTTTTGCGCTTTATATGGTGGGTGCTAATTAGTGTTTTATTAATTGGTTTTACTGTTACAGATGGTTTTGATATGGGCGTTGGGATTCTATCACCATTTATCGGTAAATCTGATAGTGAACACCGTATTATGATCAATTCTGTTGCGCCACATTGGGATGGTAATCAGGTTTGGTTAATTACTGCTGGCGGTGCGCTATTTGCGGCATGGCCGATGGTTTATGCTGCTGCATTCTCTGGTTTCTATTTCGCGATGATTCTGGTACTTTGTGCGCTGTTTTTTAGACCATTGGCGTTTGATTACCGCTCTAAATTAGAACCAGGTAAATGGCGTACAATGTGGGATTGGGGACTATTTATTGGTAGTTTTGTTCCCGCATTAGTTTTTGGGGTAGCTTTTGGTAATTTATTACAAGGTGTGCCTTTCAGAGTTGATGAGTTATTACGTGTCCACTATGAAGGTAGTTTCTTTGGTTTACTCAATCCATTCGCATTGCTTACTGGTATCGTTAGTTTAACGCTGATCATTACTCAAGGCGGTGCTTGGTTACAGATGAAGACCAAAGGTGAGCTCTATTTACGTGCGCGCAAAGCAACGCAAATTTCTACTTTAGTGCTGATGGTCGCGTTTATTTTGGCTGGAATTTGGGTTGTTTTTGGTATTAACGGCTATGTCGTAACCAGTGATCTCAGCCACGTTGCTGCATCAAATCCGCTTAATAAAACGGTCGCATCGGGTGTGTCTTGGCTGGCAAATTATGATCGTATGCCAATGCTATGGATTATTCCTTTATTAGGTGCCGTACTGCCTTTATTAACGATTCTGTTTTCATCATTAAATAAAAGCGCGATGGTTTTCATCTGTTCTTCGTTGACTATCGCTTGTGTGTTATTAACTTTCGGTATTACAACGTTCCCATTCATTATGCCTTCTAGCATTATGCCTGATGTAAGTTTAACTATGTGGGATGCAACGTCTAGTCTGAAAACATTATCAATTATGACTATTGTCGCGATTATTTTTGTGCCGATCATTTTATTATATACCTCTTGGTGTTATGCCAAAACGTTTGGTCGCTTAGATAAAGACTTTATCGAAGAAAATAAACATTCCCTATACTAA
- a CDS encoding septation protein A, translating into MKQLLDFIPLVIFFVLFKMYDIYVGVTALMIASTICLIIAGIIFKKIEKIALFTYFMIMIFGAMTLYFHNPDFIKWKVTILYMLFAIILAVSQFIFKNPLLQKLLNKEIVLNDQVWNRINLAWILFFALCAMANLYVTYFMSEEFWATFKVFILPAITLLFTLMTGLYIYKSMDKSKLNNN; encoded by the coding sequence ATGAAACAACTTCTTGATTTTATTCCATTAGTTATATTTTTTGTGTTATTTAAAATGTATGATATTTACGTTGGTGTAACGGCTCTCATGATTGCATCAACAATTTGTTTGATTATCGCCGGCATTATTTTTAAAAAAATTGAGAAAATTGCACTATTTACCTATTTCATGATTATGATTTTTGGTGCCATGACGCTCTATTTCCATAATCCAGATTTTATTAAGTGGAAAGTCACCATTTTGTATATGCTATTTGCTATAATCTTAGCTGTTAGTCAATTTATCTTTAAAAACCCCCTTTTACAGAAACTGCTAAACAAAGAGATAGTATTAAATGATCAGGTCTGGAATCGGATTAATTTAGCCTGGATTCTATTTTTCGCACTCTGCGCGATGGCTAACCTGTATGTAACCTATTTTATGTCTGAAGAGTTTTGGGCAACGTTTAAAGTGTTTATATTACCGGCTATAACACTCTTATTTACGCTTATGACCGGTCTTTATATCTATAAAAGTATGGATAAAAGCAAACTGAATAATAACTAG
- the fur gene encoding ferric iron uptake transcriptional regulator, with product MTDNNLALKKAGLKITLPRLKILELLQDPKYQHITAEDLYKKLLDLGEEIGLATVYRVLNQFDDAGIVTRHNFEGGKAVFELAYQNHHDHLICLDCGEVFEFRDEIIEQRQKEIAAKHGINLTNHSLYLYGHCNTGNCKKDSSVHNKK from the coding sequence ATGACTGACAATAACTTAGCCTTAAAAAAAGCCGGTTTAAAAATCACTTTACCACGACTGAAAATTTTAGAGTTATTGCAAGATCCTAAATATCAGCATATCACCGCAGAAGATTTATATAAAAAACTATTAGATCTTGGTGAGGAAATCGGTCTGGCCACGGTTTATCGAGTACTCAATCAATTTGATGACGCTGGCATTGTAACCAGACATAATTTTGAAGGCGGTAAAGCGGTTTTCGAACTCGCATACCAAAATCATCATGATCACTTAATTTGTCTGGACTGTGGAGAAGTATTTGAGTTCCGTGATGAAATTATAGAACAAAGACAAAAAGAGATTGCAGCTAAACATGGTATCAATCTAACCAATCATAGCCTATACCTTTATGGCCACTGTAATACGGGTAATTGTAAAAAAGATTCATCCGTTCATAATAAAAAATAA
- the fldA gene encoding flavodoxin FldA → MAKVGIFFGSDTGNTENVAKLIQAQLGNDVAQLYDIAKSTKENIEQYEYLFFGIPTWYYGESQCDWDDFFPALEEIDFTGKTVAIFGCGDQEDYAEYFCDAMGTLHEIIANKGAKVVGHWSTEGYHFEASKSLVDDEHFVGLTIDEDRQPELTAQRINQWIKQVSAEMSL, encoded by the coding sequence ATGGCGAAAGTTGGCATTTTTTTTGGTAGCGATACAGGTAATACGGAAAACGTTGCAAAACTCATTCAAGCTCAATTAGGTAATGATGTTGCTCAATTGTATGATATCGCAAAAAGTACCAAAGAAAATATTGAACAGTATGAGTATCTATTTTTTGGTATTCCAACTTGGTATTACGGTGAATCTCAATGCGATTGGGATGACTTTTTCCCAGCGTTAGAAGAGATTGATTTCACTGGCAAAACTGTGGCTATTTTTGGTTGTGGCGATCAAGAAGACTACGCTGAATATTTTTGTGATGCCATGGGCACATTACATGAAATCATTGCAAATAAAGGTGCTAAAGTTGTCGGACATTGGTCAACAGAAGGTTATCATTTTGAGGCATCTAAAAGCCTAGTTGATGATGAACATTTCGTTGGTTTAACCATTGATGAAGACCGTCAACCTGAATTGACTGCACAACGCATCAATCAATGGATAAAACAAGTCTCAGCTGAGATGAGTTTATAA
- a CDS encoding HI1450 family dsDNA-mimic protein: MTNHHENTENTDNLMTDDEVIDTAYDIFLELALDNLDQTDAILFNLQFEEIGAAELYVPEPLFWQDHVTEIDLDNDEEFAEVVIGLTGESEQINDIFARILLSRDKSNKLCHILWKE; encoded by the coding sequence ATGACAAATCACCATGAAAACACTGAAAACACTGATAATCTGATGACTGATGACGAAGTGATTGATACAGCCTATGATATTTTTCTCGAGCTCGCACTCGATAATTTAGATCAGACCGATGCGATCTTGTTTAATCTACAATTTGAAGAGATAGGTGCGGCAGAATTATATGTACCTGAACCCCTGTTTTGGCAGGATCACGTAACAGAGATTGATTTAGATAATGATGAAGAATTTGCCGAAGTGGTTATTGGCCTAACAGGCGAGAGTGAACAGATCAATGATATTTTCGCCAGAATATTGCTATCTCGAGATAAATCGAACAAATTATGCCATATCCTTTGGAAAGAGTAA
- the yciA gene encoding acyl-CoA thioester hydrolase YciA: MEVKQKTQPTGQLVLRTLAMPADTNPYGHVFGGWIMSQMDLGGAILAKEIAKGRVVTVNVSGITFLKPAMVGDVVCCYAKCLKTGRTSLTIAIEVWVKKVTDYSRIGERYCITEAEFTYVAVDKHFVPKALPEQHQNLNVTEIAACKLNDYD; encoded by the coding sequence ATGGAAGTTAAACAAAAAACTCAGCCAACTGGCCAACTAGTACTTCGTACATTAGCTATGCCTGCAGATACCAATCCTTATGGCCACGTATTTGGTGGCTGGATTATGTCACAAATGGATCTGGGCGGCGCAATATTAGCAAAAGAGATCGCTAAAGGTCGCGTCGTCACCGTCAATGTCAGTGGCATTACATTTCTTAAACCAGCGATGGTCGGTGATGTTGTTTGTTGTTATGCAAAATGCCTTAAAACAGGCCGCACTTCACTGACAATTGCCATTGAGGTTTGGGTTAAAAAAGTTACCGATTATAGTCGTATTGGTGAACGTTACTGCATTACTGAAGCCGAATTTACCTATGTTGCTGTTGATAAACACTTTGTTCCCAAAGCGCTGCCAGAACAGCATCAAAATCTCAATGTAACTGAGATTGCCGCGTGCAAACTCAATGATTATGATTAA
- the tolR gene encoding colicin uptake protein TolR, translating to MSRRNKRYETKSEINIVPLLDVLLVLVLIFMATAPIISQSVEVDLPEASQSKTVSTSDNKPIIVEVSDSGVYTLIIDQNRQANLPAEQIVSEVKQQIALNDKAIFLVGGAKNVPYEEIIKALNLLQTAGVKSVGLMTQPI from the coding sequence ATGAGTCGACGTAATAAGCGTTATGAGACAAAATCTGAAATTAACATTGTACCTCTGTTAGATGTACTCTTAGTGCTAGTCTTAATATTTATGGCGACTGCACCAATTATCAGTCAAAGTGTTGAAGTTGATCTGCCAGAAGCTTCGCAATCTAAAACGGTTTCAACCTCGGATAATAAACCGATTATTGTTGAAGTGTCCGATAGTGGTGTCTATACCCTTATCATTGATCAAAATCGTCAAGCCAATTTGCCAGCAGAGCAGATTGTTTCAGAAGTAAAACAGCAAATTGCGCTAAATGATAAAGCGATTTTCTTAGTAGGCGGAGCAAAAAATGTACCCTATGAAGAGATTATCAAAGCACTCAATTTACTTCAGACCGCTG
- the tolQ gene encoding protein TolQ: protein MNIIDLFFKAGILVKCVMLVLLAFSVGSWAIIIQKSRVLKQTNKQIDEFDEKFWHTEDLSKLYESCHSDKENLSGTSLIFYAGFKEFSRLYKINPEMPEASLSGASRAMRLAMNRELDALETQVPFLGTVGSISPYIGLFGTVWGIMHAFIALGSAKQATLQLVAPGIAEALVATAIGLFAAIPAVMAYNRLNVRIGHVDQKYANFIDEFTAILQRQAVAVRK, encoded by the coding sequence ATGAATATCATTGACCTGTTTTTCAAAGCAGGTATCTTGGTTAAATGTGTAATGCTTGTGTTGCTAGCTTTTTCAGTAGGTTCTTGGGCAATTATCATTCAAAAAAGCCGTGTTTTGAAACAGACGAATAAGCAAATTGATGAGTTTGATGAAAAATTCTGGCATACCGAAGATCTCAGTAAGCTCTATGAGTCATGCCATTCCGATAAAGAAAATCTTAGCGGTACTTCACTTATCTTTTACGCAGGTTTCAAAGAGTTTTCACGCCTATATAAAATCAATCCAGAAATGCCAGAGGCTTCACTTAGCGGCGCATCACGCGCGATGCGTTTAGCGATGAATCGCGAATTAGATGCGCTTGAAACACAGGTACCTTTTTTAGGTACTGTTGGTTCAATTAGTCCTTATATCGGTCTATTTGGTACGGTATGGGGGATTATGCATGCCTTTATTGCGTTGGGTTCGGCTAAACAAGCCACTTTACAATTAGTTGCGCCAGGGATTGCTGAGGCATTAGTCGCAACGGCAATTGGTCTATTTGCCGCGATACCGGCTGTAATGGCTTATAACCGTTTAAATGTTCGTATCGGGCATGTTGATCAAAAGTACGCCAACTTTATCGATGAATTTACAGCTATTCTTCAGCGCCAAGCGGTTGCAGTTAGGAAGTAA